A window from Hemibagrus wyckioides isolate EC202008001 linkage group LG19, SWU_Hwy_1.0, whole genome shotgun sequence encodes these proteins:
- the LOC131370044 gene encoding rab-3A-interacting protein-like produces the protein MKHCWSTLVNVRMPGLDGSASQEVGLGDGSAALADDGEDPLGLSTDSLSRLRSPSVMEVREKGYETLREELTKAQRELQLKDEECERLSKVRDQLGQELEELTASLFEVCFHSFGLFSFLVQ, from the exons ATGAAGCACTGTTGGTCAACTTTGGTTAATGTCCG CATGCCTGGACTGGACGGCTCAGCCTCGCAGGAGGTGGGACTAGGTGACGGAAGCGCCGCATTGGCTGATGATGGCGAGGACCCCTTGGGCTTGAGCACTGACAGCCTATCACGACTCAGAAGCCCTTCTGTGATGGAAGTCAGAGAAAAGGGATACGAGACACTGAGGGAGGAGCTGACCAAAGCCCAGCGG GAGCTTCAGTTAAAAGACGAGGAGTGTGAGAGACTTTCTAAAGTCAGGGACCAGCTGGGGCAGGAGCTGGAGGAACTCACTGCTAGCCTGTTTGAGGTTTGTTTTCATTCGTTTGGTTTATTCTCCTTCCTGgtccaataa